The Agrobacterium cucumeris genome has a segment encoding these proteins:
- a CDS encoding DNA adenine methylase, which yields MVNLTPVAPATPAAPYIGGKRVLAKAIIARINETPHESYAEAFVGMGGVFLRRNLQPRMEVINDISGDVANLFRILQRHYPQFMETLRYQVTSRREFERLSRVDPSTLTDLERAARFLYLQRTAFGGKVARQNFGVTMQGARFNLLKLAPQLEAIHERMAGVVIEQLPWRRFIERYDRPETLFYLDPPYFGNETDYGSGVFSREEFAEMADVLGQIKGRFILSLNAVQGVFETFKDFRIDEVDCTYSIQGAGNTKAVKEVVISGPHA from the coding sequence ATGGTGAATCTGACGCCGGTGGCTCCGGCCACCCCCGCCGCTCCTTATATCGGTGGAAAACGTGTTCTGGCGAAAGCCATCATCGCTCGCATCAACGAGACGCCCCACGAAAGCTATGCGGAGGCGTTCGTGGGCATGGGCGGTGTCTTCCTCCGCCGAAACCTCCAGCCGCGCATGGAGGTCATCAACGACATCAGCGGCGATGTAGCCAATCTCTTCAGGATATTGCAGCGGCACTACCCGCAGTTCATGGAGACGCTGCGATATCAGGTCACGAGCCGCCGCGAGTTCGAGCGCCTTTCTCGTGTCGACCCTTCTACACTGACCGATCTGGAGCGGGCTGCGCGGTTCCTCTATCTCCAGCGAACCGCATTCGGTGGTAAAGTCGCCCGGCAGAACTTCGGGGTCACGATGCAAGGCGCTCGTTTCAATCTTCTGAAGCTCGCCCCGCAACTGGAGGCGATCCACGAACGGATGGCAGGCGTCGTCATCGAGCAGCTTCCTTGGCGGCGCTTCATTGAGCGTTACGACCGGCCGGAAACACTCTTCTATCTCGATCCGCCGTACTTCGGAAATGAAACGGACTATGGCTCTGGTGTGTTTAGCCGGGAGGAATTTGCAGAAATGGCGGATGTTCTCGGGCAGATTAAAGGCCGCTTCATACTGTCTTTAAATGCCGTTCAAGGCGTCTTCGAAACCTTCAAGGATTTTCGAATTGATGAGGTGGATTGCACGTATTCCATACAGGGCGCAGGAAACACTAAAGCGGTGAAGGAGGTTGTTATCTCCGGACCGCACGCTTGA
- a CDS encoding phage late control D family protein produces the protein MRHKPFIECFVGGKAVAPGFYDRLSTATVTDNGGQETDRIELVFDDSGNAIQMPEKGAKLSVSFGYKEFGSWVMGEFTVEKNRISFGQDGDKLTISGHSADMREDVKEQGSEHFDQTTIGDVVEQLAKRHGYDAKVSPELASKQIEYIARVGQSSLDFLTRLADRNRALFSIKGNKFLFLSRGILPTITIDKSECESGDFEVEPRMKSGTVEASYFDRSTGKTEIVSHSTGMKGPVRRLRTVYANKVEAEAAAGSEGDKLGRATGSGNLMMFGRPELMADTPLNLTGFRPEANGAWRAGTVTQTFAADSYKTGVAVEAPESGKE, from the coding sequence ATGCGCCATAAACCGTTCATTGAGTGTTTTGTCGGCGGGAAAGCCGTCGCACCGGGCTTCTATGATCGCCTGTCAACGGCAACGGTCACGGATAATGGGGGACAGGAGACCGATCGTATTGAGCTGGTGTTCGATGATTCCGGTAATGCGATCCAGATGCCGGAGAAGGGGGCAAAGCTATCTGTGTCATTCGGCTACAAGGAATTCGGCTCGTGGGTCATGGGCGAATTCACGGTCGAGAAAAACAGGATCAGCTTCGGGCAGGACGGCGACAAACTGACCATTTCCGGTCACTCGGCCGACATGCGCGAGGACGTTAAAGAGCAAGGCTCTGAACACTTTGATCAGACGACGATCGGTGATGTGGTTGAGCAGCTCGCCAAGCGGCACGGCTATGACGCAAAGGTCAGTCCCGAGCTGGCGTCGAAGCAAATCGAATACATAGCCCGCGTCGGGCAGAGTTCGCTTGATTTCCTGACCCGCCTTGCTGACCGCAACCGGGCGCTTTTTTCGATCAAGGGCAACAAGTTCCTGTTCCTGTCTCGCGGCATCCTGCCGACGATCACTATCGACAAAAGCGAATGCGAGAGCGGCGATTTTGAGGTCGAGCCACGTATGAAATCTGGCACGGTCGAAGCCTCTTATTTTGATCGTTCAACCGGTAAGACCGAGATCGTGTCGCATTCGACGGGGATGAAGGGGCCGGTGCGTCGGCTACGAACAGTCTATGCCAACAAGGTCGAGGCGGAAGCTGCTGCCGGTTCCGAGGGCGACAAGCTCGGTAGGGCGACCGGATCAGGCAATCTCATGATGTTTGGCCGACCGGAATTGATGGCCGATACGCCTTTGAACCTCACGGGGTTTCGGCCCGAGGCAAACGGCGCATGGCGCGCTGGAACAGTCACCCAGACCTTCGCGGCCGACAGTTACAAGACCGGTGTAGCGGTCGAAGCGCCGGAAAGCGGCAAGGAGTGA
- a CDS encoding tail protein X codes for MSATIIPAGTRVIELEDLSIDLVCFEHAFKALNDRRVAGKLDGYVEATLEANPSIADRGLLLPLGSTIILPEFTIRATSTSVVRLWD; via the coding sequence ATGAGCGCCACCATTATCCCGGCCGGAACCCGCGTCATCGAACTGGAAGACCTGAGTATCGACCTCGTGTGCTTTGAGCACGCCTTCAAGGCTCTCAATGATCGACGCGTGGCGGGCAAACTGGATGGTTATGTCGAGGCGACCCTCGAAGCCAATCCAAGTATTGCCGATCGCGGCCTCCTTCTTCCGTTGGGAAGCACAATCATTCTGCCGGAGTTCACTATCCGGGCCACGTCCACCTCTGTCGTGAGGCTTTGGGATTGA
- a CDS encoding phage tail protein, giving the protein MSSALLALGPHIFQIDRLNYQQFARSTEAKWASIPRFGTYPGRQFVGYGDDTITISGLLFPDEFGDRSDYEAVRITQRAANPVMLIGWADASSTVATIYGRVVILFVDDEQSAINRAGLGRKVSYTIEVAPFHDGGKPVGLFL; this is encoded by the coding sequence ATGAGTTCGGCTCTTCTTGCCCTTGGCCCCCACATTTTTCAGATCGACCGATTGAACTATCAGCAGTTTGCGCGGTCAACGGAAGCAAAGTGGGCTTCTATCCCGCGCTTTGGCACCTATCCCGGCCGCCAGTTCGTCGGTTACGGCGATGACACGATCACGATCTCGGGTCTGCTGTTTCCCGACGAATTCGGCGACAGGTCCGATTACGAGGCCGTGCGCATAACGCAACGCGCCGCCAATCCGGTCATGCTGATCGGCTGGGCCGACGCCAGTTCCACTGTCGCCACGATCTACGGTCGCGTCGTGATCCTGTTTGTCGATGACGAGCAGTCGGCAATTAACAGGGCCGGTCTCGGCCGCAAGGTAAGCTACACGATCGAGGTCGCGCCCTTCCATGACGGCGGCAAGCCTGTGGGGCTGTTCCTATGA